From one Solanum lycopersicum chromosome 12, SLM_r2.1 genomic stretch:
- the LOC101250280 gene encoding uncharacterized protein gives MPYLVRDHLFIGNIGDAAEVLQHGSDEITHILSVLSSTSISFFSEWRSGISIPTKEIRKEYVGYSGNADAISDETKSSSTPKKLLYLLENAGKDLKFIRMAVPLRDMENENLLDSLDVCLDFIKESRKEGSVLVHCFAGVSRSAAIITAYLMKTEQLSQEDAIESLRQNCEFVCPNDGFLDQLKLFEQMGFKVDHASSVYKRFHLKVLGDCYNRGERIDTSKFGADPGLAAENISSDVDVSLSKETTSARTYRCKKCRRVVALQGNVVDHVPGEGETAFEWHKRRSGNPYNKPDDECSSVFVEPLKWMRTVEEGAMEGKLLCAHCDARLGYFNWSGIQCSCGSWITPAFQLHKSRVDISSM, from the exons ATGCCGTATCTGGTTCGTGATCATCTGTTTATTGGCAACATAGGCGATGCAGCTGAGGTTCTTCAGCATGGTAGTGATGAAATCACACATATCTTGTCCGTCCTTAGCTCAACTTCAATCTCCTTTTTCTCGGAATGGCGTTCTGGGATTTCAATACCAACCAAGGAGATCCGAAAGGAGTATGTTGGGTATTCGGGAAATGCAGATGCTATAAGTGATGAGACTAAGAGCTCATCAACACCTAAGAAGCTCCTGTACTTGCTTGAGAATGCAGGGAaagatttgaagtttataagGATGGCTGTGCCCTTGAGAGACATGGAGAACGAGAATTTGCTGGATTCTTTAGATGTTTGTTTGGATTTTATCAAAGAAAGTAGAAAAGAGGGGTCTGTATTGGTGCATTGCTTTGCTGGTGTATCAAGAAG TGCAGCCATCATTACAGCTTACCTGATGAAAACTGAACAACTATCTCAAGAAG ATGCGATTGAATCTCTTCGTCAAAACTGTGAATTTGTCTGCCCAAATGATGGTTTTCTAGATCAG TTGAAATTGTTTGAACAGATGGGTTTCAAAGTAGATCATGCAAGCAGCGTTTACAAACGCTTCCACCTTAAAGTCCTAG GTGATTGTTATAATCGTGGAGAAAGAATAGACACCTCTAAATTTGGGGCTGATCCAGGCTTGGCAGCAGAAAATATTTCCTCAGATGTGGATGTATCCTTGTCTAAAGAAACAACTTCTGCTCGAACCTACCGCTGCAAGAAATGCCGGAGAGTTGTAGCACTGCAGGGGAATGTTGTGGATCATGTTCCAGGAGAGGGCGAGACGGCATTTGAGTGGCATAAAAGGAGAAGTGGCAATCCTTATAATAAACCTGACGATGAGTGTTCATCTGTCTTTGTTGAGCCTTTAAAATGGATGAGGACAG TTGAAGAAGGTGCCATGGAGGGCAAGCTTTTATGTGCGCATTGTGACGCTCGCTTGGGTTACTTTAACTGGTCAGGCATTCAATGCAGTTGCGGAAGCTGGATAACCCCTGCCTTTCAACTCCATAAAAGCCGAGTGGATATCAGCAGCATGTGA
- the LOC138340232 gene encoding uncharacterized protein — MKEAVTSLEYQLLEDLDTIEALKNEVKTLKEGIEVGGSSPLNREREARVEAPNPPIFKGVRNAQEVENFLWHLENCFKCNRVRSDVNKINTAALYLSEMAMLWWRRKEAEIRKGTCTINTWEQFREEFKKAFFPNNIVYEVKRKFRELKQTGSIRAYVKEFTTLTLKIPNLTDEDILFHFMDGLQNWAKTELERRQVNTIDESITQA; from the coding sequence ATGAAGGAGGCCGTTACTTCCTTGGAGTATCAGTTATTGGAAGATCTTGACACGATTGAGGCGCTGAAGAACGAGGTGAAAACTCTCAAGGAAGGCATAGAGGTTGGAGGATCCTCACCACTCAACCGAGAAAGGGAGGCCAGAGTCGAGGCTCCCAATCCACCAATATTCAAAGGTGTCCGCAACGCCCAAGAGGTGGAAAACTTTTTATGGCACTTGGAGAACTGTTTCAAGTGTAATCGAGTGAGGAGTGATGTAAACAAGATCAACACTGCAGCGTTGTATCTTTCGGAGATGGCTATGTTGTGGTGGAGGCGCAAGGAGGCCGAGATCAGGAAGGGAACATGTACCATCAACACATGGGAACAATTTCGCGAGGAATTCAAGAAAGCTTTCTTCCCTAATAATATCGTCTATGAGGTGAAACGCAAATTCCGGGAGCTCAAACAGACGGGAAGTATTCGGGCATACGTGAAAGAGTTCACAACTCTAACACTTAAAATTCCCAACCTCACGGACGAAGACATTCTGTTCCACTTCATGGACGGACTGCAGAATTGGGCCAAGACAGAGTTGGAGCGGCGCCAAGTCAATACCATAGATGAGTCCATCACTCAAGCCTAA